In Miscanthus floridulus cultivar M001 unplaced genomic scaffold, ASM1932011v1 fs_195_2_3, whole genome shotgun sequence, one genomic interval encodes:
- the LOC136530757 gene encoding uncharacterized protein, translating to MENSREDEDDTDSSSDEEDEDTFSYSDEEEDTFSSSDEEDEGTFTSSDEEYTESFSEEKYTAEICSEEEEDDDAESYGEEEEEEDSESCVLVDYVESSAEDNTGEKEDDDLEVSGEEQEEEHDDAECSDEKDDVESTGEEC from the coding sequence ATGGAAAACTCtagggaggacgaggacgacacgGACAGCTCTAGCGACGAGGAAGACGAGGACACGTTCAGCTATAGCGACGAAGAAGAGGACACGTTTAGCTCTAGCGACGAGGAAGACGAGGGAACGTTCACCTCTAGCGACGAGGAGTACACAGAGAGCTTTAGTGAGGAGAAGTACACAGCGGAGATCTgtagtgaggaggaggaggacgatgacgcaGAATCCTatggcgaggaagaagaggaagaagactcggAGAGCTGTGTCTTGGTGGATTACGTGGAGAGCTCTGCCGAGGACAACACTGGCGAGAAGGAGGACGATGACTTGGAGGTATCtggcgaggagcaggaggaggagcacgATGACGCGGAGTGCTCTGACGAGAAGGATGACGTGGAGAGCACTGGAGAGGAGTGTTAG